From Oncorhynchus nerka isolate Pitt River linkage group LG1, Oner_Uvic_2.0, whole genome shotgun sequence, the proteins below share one genomic window:
- the LOC115123742 gene encoding rho-related GTP-binding protein RhoE-like yields MDLNPSVKCKIVVVGDSECGKTALLNVFAKDSFPEGYIPTVFENYTASFEIDTQRVELRLWDTSGSAYYDNVRPLSYPDSDAVLICFDISRPETLDSVLKKWKGEIEEFCPNTKMLLVGCKSDLRTDLFTKSHSGHTPASYDQGSNMAKQISAPYIECSSLQSENSVRDLFHVATLACVNKGNKNVKRNKSSRSTKRISHSRPDLPTVVSDFQKTKTKTCAVM; encoded by the exons ATGGATTTAAATCCAAGCGTAAAATGTAAAATAGTTGTCGTTGGGGATAGTGAATGTGGGAAAACCGCTCTACTAAATGTGTTTGCAAAAGATTCATTTCCTGAG GGCTACATTCCCACGGTGTTTGAGAACTACACGGCAAGTTTTGAAATCGATACGCAGAGAGTTGAACTCCGTCTGTGGGACACTTCAG GCTCTGCATACTATGACAACGTGCGACCTCTCTCCTACCCGGACTCTGATGCAGTCCTCATCTGCTTTGACATCAGCAGACCAGAGACCCTGGACAGTGTATTGAAGAAG TGGAAAGGAGAGATTGAGGAATTCTGTCCCAACACCAAGATGCTGCTGGTGGGGTGCAAGTCAGACCTACGCACCGACCTTTTTACCAAATCTCACTCTGGCCATACCCCAGCGTCCTATGATCAG ggctCTAACATGGCCAAGCAGATCAGTGCTCCGTACATCGAGTGTTCGTCTCTGCAGTCTGAGAACAGCGTCAGGGACCTCTTCCACGTGGCCACGCTGGCCTGCGTCAACAAGGGCAACAAGAACGTCAAACGCAACAAGTCCTCCAGGAGCACCAAGAGGATCTCACACAGCAGACCTGACCTGCCCACCGTGGTGTCAGACTTCCAGAAGACTAAAACTAAGACCTGTGCTGTTATGTGA